The following proteins are encoded in a genomic region of Parabacteroides pacaensis:
- the leuS gene encoding leucine--tRNA ligase: MEYNFREIERKWQQYWIANGIYQVTENEAKPKYYVLDMFPYPSGAGLHVGHPLGYIASDIYSRFKRLQGFNVLHPMGYDAYGLPAEQYAIQTGQHPAITTQNNIARYREQLDKIGFCYDWNREIRTCTPDYYKWTQWAFIQMFNSFYCNDEKKAFPISELVKAFETVGTAGLNVACSEELSFTAEEWKAKSKKEQEEILMNYRIAYLGDSMVNWCPKLGTVLANDEVSEGVSIRGGYPVEQKVMRQWCLRVSAYAQRLLDGLDTIDWTDSLKETQKNWIGRSEGAEMNFKVKDSDIEFTIFTTRADTIFGVTFMVLAPESELVGKLTTPAQQAEVNAYLEQTKKKTERERIADRRITGVFSGSYAINPLTNEAIPVWISDYVLAGYGTGAIMAVPAHDSRDYAFAKHFNLPIVPLIEGCDVSEESFDAKEGKMMNSPQPGHEREGGLNLNGLDVKEAIAKTKGYIQEKGLGKVKVNYRLRDAIFSRQRYWGEPFPVYYDENGMPQMLPEEVLPLQLPEVNKFLPTETGEPPLGHAIQWAWDTVNKQVTDISAIDNKTVFPLELCTMPGFAGSSAYYLRYMDSHNDKALVSKKADEYWRNVDLYIGGTEHATGHLIYSRFWNKFLYDLGVVCEEEPFKKLINQGMIQGRSNFVYRIKDTNTFVSLHLKDQYEVTPIHVDVNIVSNDILDIEAFKNWNPEYQTAEFILEDGKYICGWAIEKMSKSMFNVVNPDVIVEKFGADTLRLYEMFLGPLEQSKPWDTNGIDGVHRFLKKLWNLFYEQDKLDVTDALPTPEELKSLHKLIKKVTFDIEHFSYNTSISAFMICVNELTTLKCNKKAILEPLIVLLAPFAPHISEELWHELGHTTTVCDAHWPELNEEYLKENNAKYTVSFNGKARFTLELPADLSAKEVEEAALTSENSKKWLEGKTPKKVIVVPKKIVNIVL, translated from the coding sequence ATGGAGTATAATTTCAGGGAGATTGAAAGAAAGTGGCAACAATATTGGATTGCTAACGGTATATATCAAGTTACCGAAAATGAAGCTAAACCTAAGTACTATGTATTAGACATGTTTCCTTACCCCTCTGGTGCCGGCCTGCATGTCGGTCACCCATTAGGATATATTGCATCGGATATCTATTCACGTTTCAAACGATTACAAGGATTTAATGTACTACATCCTATGGGGTATGATGCCTATGGTTTACCAGCTGAACAATATGCGATCCAAACAGGACAACATCCCGCTATTACTACTCAAAATAATATTGCCCGTTACCGGGAACAACTGGATAAAATCGGTTTTTGTTATGATTGGAACCGGGAAATCCGTACCTGTACTCCCGATTATTATAAATGGACACAATGGGCTTTTATCCAAATGTTCAATAGCTTTTATTGCAACGACGAAAAAAAAGCATTTCCTATCAGCGAATTAGTTAAAGCTTTTGAAACCGTAGGAACCGCAGGCTTAAATGTAGCTTGCAGCGAAGAATTATCTTTTACCGCCGAGGAATGGAAAGCTAAAAGCAAAAAAGAACAAGAAGAAATATTAATGAATTACCGGATCGCTTATTTAGGCGACAGTATGGTAAATTGGTGCCCTAAATTAGGTACCGTGTTAGCTAACGATGAAGTAAGCGAAGGAGTTTCTATCCGGGGAGGATATCCGGTAGAACAAAAAGTAATGCGTCAATGGTGCTTACGGGTTTCAGCCTATGCCCAACGTTTATTGGACGGATTAGACACAATCGATTGGACAGATTCTTTAAAAGAAACGCAGAAAAATTGGATTGGCAGGTCTGAAGGAGCAGAAATGAATTTTAAAGTAAAAGATTCTGATATTGAATTTACCATCTTTACCACGCGTGCAGATACGATTTTTGGTGTTACTTTTATGGTATTAGCTCCGGAAAGTGAATTAGTGGGAAAATTAACTACACCAGCTCAGCAAGCCGAAGTAAATGCTTATTTGGAACAAACTAAAAAGAAAACCGAACGTGAACGTATTGCCGACCGTCGTATAACCGGAGTCTTTTCAGGTTCTTATGCCATTAATCCGCTTACGAATGAAGCCATCCCCGTATGGATTAGCGATTATGTACTAGCAGGATACGGAACAGGTGCTATTATGGCTGTTCCGGCTCATGACAGCCGGGATTATGCTTTTGCCAAACATTTCAACTTGCCTATTGTTCCTTTAATTGAAGGATGTGACGTTTCAGAAGAAAGTTTTGATGCCAAGGAAGGAAAAATGATGAATTCTCCCCAACCGGGACACGAACGGGAAGGTGGATTAAATCTGAATGGCTTGGATGTAAAAGAAGCGATTGCTAAAACAAAAGGTTATATCCAAGAAAAAGGATTAGGAAAGGTAAAAGTAAACTACCGGTTACGCGATGCTATCTTCAGTCGTCAACGCTACTGGGGAGAACCGTTTCCTGTTTATTATGACGAAAACGGAATGCCTCAAATGTTACCCGAAGAAGTACTTCCGTTACAATTACCGGAAGTAAACAAATTCTTACCTACGGAAACAGGGGAGCCACCTTTAGGACATGCAATCCAATGGGCTTGGGATACAGTTAATAAACAAGTGACTGATATTTCTGCTATCGACAATAAAACCGTATTTCCGTTAGAACTATGTACAATGCCTGGTTTTGCCGGTTCTTCAGCTTATTACTTGCGTTATATGGATTCACATAACGACAAAGCCTTGGTTTCTAAAAAAGCCGACGAATACTGGAGAAATGTAGACTTATATATCGGAGGAACGGAACACGCAACCGGCCATTTGATTTATAGTCGTTTCTGGAATAAATTTCTCTATGACTTGGGAGTTGTTTGTGAAGAAGAACCCTTTAAAAAACTGATTAACCAAGGGATGATTCAGGGACGTTCTAACTTTGTCTATCGTATTAAAGATACCAATACTTTTGTCTCTCTTCACCTCAAAGATCAATACGAAGTAACTCCTATTCATGTAGATGTAAACATCGTAAGTAATGATATTTTGGATATAGAAGCCTTTAAAAATTGGAATCCGGAATATCAAACTGCCGAATTTATATTGGAAGACGGCAAATATATTTGTGGCTGGGCAATTGAAAAGATGTCCAAATCCATGTTTAATGTAGTGAATCCGGATGTAATCGTTGAAAAATTCGGTGCGGATACACTTCGTTTATATGAAATGTTCCTGGGACCGTTAGAACAATCCAAACCTTGGGATACAAACGGAATAGATGGAGTCCACCGGTTCTTAAAAAAACTATGGAATCTTTTTTACGAACAAGATAAATTAGATGTCACGGATGCTCTTCCCACCCCGGAAGAACTTAAATCATTACATAAATTGATTAAAAAAGTAACGTTCGACATAGAACATTTTTCTTATAATACGTCTATCAGTGCTTTTATGATTTGTGTAAATGAATTGACAACTTTGAAATGTAATAAAAAAGCAATCCTAGAACCATTAATTGTTTTATTAGCTCCTTTTGCGCCTCATATTTCAGAAGAACTATGGCATGAACTGGGACATACCACTACCGTATGTGATGCTCATTGGCCGGAATTAAACGAAGAATATCTGAAAGAAAATAATGCCAAGTATACTGTTTCGTTTAACGGAAAAGCTCGTTTCACCCTAGAATTACCAGCTGATTTATCCGCTAAAGAAGTAGAAGAAGCTGCACTTACCAGCGAAAACTCTAAAAAATGGTTAGAAGGTAAAACTCCTAAAAAAGTGATTGTAGTGCCTAAAAAGATCGTTAATATCGTTTTATGA
- a CDS encoding SusC/RagA family TonB-linked outer membrane protein, translating to MIYKSRWIILLALFLSFFTLTNGYGYEKNSLHRETVAPVNNQKTVVIQGKVIDKEGMPVSGANVVEKGTLNGTVTDVKGEFVLRTTSESTLVVSFIGYETKNIAVQGRNSLIITLQESSIVLGNVIVTALGIEKKKFSLPYAATEISGEELTKVKDANMIIGLTGKVSGVQVNKNSSGMGSSAKVLIRGMRSVVGNNQPLYVIDGVPILNTTNEQAFSAVGGIADAGNRDGGDGISNLNPEDIEKITILKGSPAAALYGSSAANGVILITTKKGNLENHKINFSTGITFEKAASLPDFQNTYGVSDGIESWGEKKKIPAYDNAGDFFRTGLTSVTALSVTSGNKVLQNYFSYANTLGKGIVDKNKLVRHNINLRETSSLFHDYLKLDGNVNLIRQTVENRPPSGGFYMNPLVGLYRFPRGMDLSEYKNHFEIYDESRNLNVQNWHSDTQDFEQNPYWVVNRIQNKDRRTRIIASLAADVKITDWLKVQARGSMDYTEDKVRQQFYASTAPALAGSNGRYIEMDYEETLFYGDIMALFDKKWTDFSVHAALGASITDKTLNSLRYDSKTASLKYPNVFNIANIIMNSAAYIDQQIDAKRQKQSLFMTAQLGYKEKLFLDITARNDWASTLAFTPHEKSGFFYPSAGVSWVISKTWNLPQWISFGKLRGVISKVGNDIPLFITNPVAHVGAGGEIQSQDAAPFEDMKPEMTTSIELGTEWRFLRDRLNVSVTYYKTNTKNQFFKLPAQTGDKYAYRYVNAGNIQNIGWEASIEGIPLSFRRFTWKTELNYSTNKNKVLKLHEELPVFIYGPRGFSSSYAMKLTEGGSFGDIYGKAFKRDENGKILYETEGDKKDLLQVEGEGNLIKVGNCNPRFNMSWNNTLNYKNISLSFLVDGRFGGKILSQTQADMDLFGVTQVTAEARDRGYVELEGRRIEDVQGFYKNIVGGRAGVTEYYMYDATNIRLREFTLGYTLPGDWIAHGRIVNNLQLSFVARNLFFLYKKAPFDPDLILSTGNDNQGIEIYGMPTTRSIGFTIKCEF from the coding sequence ATGATTTATAAAAGTAGATGGATCATCTTACTTGCCTTATTTCTATCTTTTTTTACTCTTACTAACGGGTATGGTTATGAAAAGAATAGTCTACATAGGGAAACGGTTGCTCCTGTAAATAATCAGAAAACAGTTGTTATACAGGGAAAAGTGATCGATAAAGAAGGTATGCCTGTTAGTGGAGCGAATGTAGTGGAAAAGGGTACTTTAAACGGAACTGTTACCGATGTAAAAGGTGAGTTTGTTTTACGAACTACATCCGAATCTACTCTTGTTGTTTCTTTTATAGGATATGAAACAAAGAATATAGCTGTGCAAGGAAGAAATTCTTTAATTATTACCCTTCAGGAATCTTCTATCGTATTGGGTAACGTAATTGTTACGGCTTTAGGAATTGAAAAGAAAAAGTTTTCTTTACCTTATGCAGCTACGGAAATAAGCGGGGAAGAGCTTACAAAGGTGAAAGATGCCAACATGATTATAGGACTTACCGGAAAAGTATCCGGCGTGCAGGTGAATAAAAATTCGTCAGGTATGGGGAGTTCCGCCAAAGTACTTATTCGAGGCATGCGTTCGGTTGTAGGAAATAATCAACCGTTGTACGTAATAGACGGAGTTCCTATTTTAAATACTACCAACGAACAAGCTTTTTCCGCAGTAGGTGGAATTGCAGATGCCGGCAACAGGGATGGAGGTGACGGTATTTCTAATTTAAATCCGGAAGACATTGAAAAGATAACTATTTTAAAAGGGTCTCCGGCTGCTGCCCTCTATGGAAGTAGCGCGGCTAACGGAGTTATATTGATCACTACCAAAAAAGGGAATCTGGAAAATCATAAAATTAATTTTTCCACAGGTATTACTTTTGAAAAAGCTGCATCTTTACCTGATTTTCAAAATACTTACGGAGTAAGTGATGGTATTGAAAGCTGGGGAGAAAAGAAAAAAATACCGGCGTATGATAATGCCGGAGATTTTTTTCGTACAGGTTTAACGTCGGTAACTGCTTTATCCGTGACTTCCGGAAATAAAGTGTTGCAGAATTATTTTTCTTATGCCAATACATTAGGGAAGGGAATAGTAGATAAGAATAAACTAGTTCGTCATAATATTAATTTACGGGAGACATCTTCTCTTTTTCATGATTATTTAAAATTAGACGGGAATGTTAATTTAATTCGTCAAACAGTTGAGAACCGTCCTCCTTCCGGGGGATTCTATATGAATCCGTTAGTAGGTTTATATCGTTTTCCTCGAGGAATGGATTTGTCGGAATATAAAAATCATTTTGAAATTTATGATGAATCACGTAATTTAAATGTTCAAAATTGGCATTCCGATACACAAGATTTTGAACAAAATCCTTATTGGGTAGTAAACCGGATTCAAAATAAAGACAGGCGGACGCGTATTATTGCTTCATTAGCTGCAGATGTAAAAATAACCGATTGGTTAAAAGTGCAAGCACGGGGAAGCATGGATTATACGGAAGATAAAGTGCGTCAACAATTTTATGCTTCTACTGCTCCTGCGTTAGCCGGAAGCAATGGAAGATATATTGAAATGGATTACGAAGAAACCTTATTTTACGGAGATATAATGGCACTCTTTGATAAGAAGTGGACCGATTTTTCTGTGCATGCTGCTTTAGGTGCCAGTATAACGGATAAAACTCTTAATTCTTTAAGGTATGATTCCAAAACAGCATCTTTAAAGTATCCGAATGTGTTTAATATTGCTAATATTATAATGAACAGTGCGGCGTATATCGATCAGCAAATAGATGCAAAGCGACAAAAACAATCTTTATTTATGACTGCACAACTGGGTTATAAAGAGAAATTATTTTTGGATATTACGGCGCGAAACGATTGGGCGAGTACATTGGCTTTTACTCCGCATGAAAAATCCGGATTTTTTTATCCGTCGGCAGGAGTATCTTGGGTAATCAGTAAAACGTGGAATTTACCTCAATGGATTTCTTTTGGAAAGTTAAGAGGAGTAATCAGTAAAGTAGGAAACGATATTCCTCTGTTTATTACAAATCCTGTGGCTCATGTGGGAGCAGGTGGAGAAATCCAATCACAGGATGCTGCTCCTTTTGAAGATATGAAGCCGGAAATGACTACTTCCATAGAATTAGGAACAGAATGGAGATTTTTAAGAGACAGATTAAATGTAAGTGTCACTTATTATAAAACGAATACAAAGAATCAATTCTTTAAATTGCCGGCTCAAACGGGAGATAAATATGCTTATCGGTATGTAAATGCAGGAAATATACAAAATATAGGTTGGGAAGCTAGTATTGAAGGTATTCCTTTGAGTTTCCGACGTTTCACCTGGAAAACGGAATTGAATTATTCTACTAATAAGAATAAAGTCTTAAAGCTTCACGAGGAGCTTCCGGTTTTTATTTATGGTCCCCGGGGATTTTCTTCCAGTTATGCCATGAAGTTGACAGAAGGCGGTTCGTTCGGAGATATTTATGGAAAAGCATTTAAGCGGGATGAAAATGGTAAGATTTTATATGAAACAGAAGGAGATAAAAAAGACCTCCTCCAAGTAGAAGGAGAAGGGAATCTGATTAAAGTAGGAAATTGTAATCCTCGTTTTAATATGAGTTGGAATAATACTTTGAATTATAAAAATATATCTTTGAGTTTCTTAGTTGATGGACGTTTCGGAGGAAAAATACTTTCACAAACCCAGGCAGATATGGATTTATTCGGAGTGACTCAAGTAACTGCCGAAGCACGTGACCGGGGGTATGTGGAACTGGAAGGAAGACGAATAGAGGATGTACAAGGATTTTATAAAAATATAGTGGGAGGACGTGCCGGAGTTACTGAATATTATATGTATGATGCTACTAATATACGGTTAAGAGAATTCACTTTGGGATATACGTTACCCGGTGATTGGATTGCACATGGAAGAATTGTAAATAATCTTCAGTTGTCGTTTGTTGCACGTAATCTTTTCTTTTTATATAAAAAAGCACCTTTCGATCCGGACTTGATTCTTTCCACAGGAAATGACAACCAAGGAATTGAAATATATGGAATGCCTACTACACGGAGTATAGGTTTTACTATTAAATGTGAGTTTTAA
- a CDS encoding RNA polymerase sigma factor codes for MQIEQIDKHIIQKINEGDEKSFAKLYEAYYVYLRMVAFFYINDEDVSGEVVNDVFLQVWNKRGSLAFPITSYLVKAVQNCSIDYLRTQQSLYRALNDHKEQFILSYQENYIRSTPQPLEYVELRQAEEELKKAIDQLPSRCREIFTIYFYEGKPVEEIAEDMDIKISTVRVQLKNAFDRLRELLKHLLLFFF; via the coding sequence ATGCAAATAGAGCAGATAGATAAGCATATTATCCAAAAGATCAACGAGGGAGATGAAAAATCTTTTGCCAAGCTTTATGAGGCCTACTATGTCTACTTACGTATGGTTGCTTTTTTCTATATAAATGATGAGGATGTTTCCGGTGAGGTGGTGAATGATGTTTTTTTACAAGTATGGAATAAACGGGGATCTCTCGCTTTCCCTATAACTTCTTATCTGGTTAAAGCTGTACAAAACTGTTCAATCGATTATTTGCGTACCCAACAGTCTCTTTATCGGGCATTGAATGACCATAAAGAACAATTCATCTTATCTTATCAGGAAAATTATATCCGTTCTACTCCTCAACCTTTAGAATATGTCGAACTACGACAAGCAGAAGAAGAACTAAAAAAAGCCATTGATCAACTACCATCCCGTTGCCGGGAGATTTTTACCATTTATTTCTATGAAGGTAAACCCGTAGAAGAAATTGCAGAAGACATGGATATAAAAATTAGCACGGTTCGGGTACAACTAAAAAATGCATTTGACCGTCTCAGAGAGTTATTAAAACACCTCTTACTCTTTTTTTTCTGA
- a CDS encoding SusD/RagB family nutrient-binding outer membrane lipoprotein yields the protein MKKKIDYFFPFILSSIIFFSCTRNFQDLNTDKSGITEDDMKIDYNNLGIPLNIIQQGIYFNYDFGKGKNWPYQIMQNLSADMFSGYMHDYKPHNGGSSNSDYNLQDGWNGTFWGYTYSYVFPQIKKSEDSTRLSYPAFFGVTKILKVETMHRVSDYYGPIIYTHFGERNKDYLPDTQQEAYYAFFNDLDTAVYVLSNYLEEFPEGKEPSLDKFDILLDGKCATWIKFANSLRLRLAIRLAMVDPLKAKQEFLKGFANPYGMLEEENETVAVSTRNGYTNPLGEINKVWEEVFMNASMESILNGYEDPRRERFFEPCEKDIILEGTSEKGRRTIPLKGKYKGIRQGTCFSHTLYSSHSKISISQLTPAILMSAAEIWFLRAEAALRKWTEEDVGSCYRKGIEVSFNQWGVSDPTYLESDKTGADYIDALDESNNIKARCNVSPRWIEEADKETKLEKIITQKWLAVFPEGCEAWAEQRRTGYPRLFPVKVNHSKDGCIDTEIMIRRLNFPGDLTDMEYELYEALKKAFNKPDHAGSRLWWDTGKNF from the coding sequence ATGAAAAAGAAGATAGATTATTTTTTTCCTTTTATTCTATCGAGTATCATTTTCTTTTCATGTACTCGTAATTTCCAAGATTTGAATACGGATAAATCGGGTATTACAGAGGATGATATGAAAATAGATTATAATAATCTAGGTATTCCGTTGAATATTATCCAACAAGGAATCTATTTTAATTATGATTTCGGGAAAGGGAAAAATTGGCCTTATCAAATTATGCAGAATTTAAGTGCGGATATGTTTAGTGGATACATGCATGATTATAAGCCTCATAACGGAGGAAGTTCCAACTCCGATTATAATTTGCAAGATGGTTGGAACGGTACTTTTTGGGGGTATACTTATAGCTATGTTTTTCCGCAAATTAAAAAATCGGAAGATTCTACCCGTTTATCTTATCCGGCTTTTTTTGGAGTTACCAAGATATTAAAAGTTGAAACGATGCACCGTGTTTCCGATTATTACGGCCCTATCATTTATACTCATTTTGGAGAAAGAAATAAAGATTATTTGCCTGATACACAACAAGAAGCTTATTATGCCTTTTTCAATGATCTGGATACGGCAGTGTATGTTCTTTCTAATTACCTGGAAGAATTTCCCGAAGGAAAAGAACCTTCCCTGGATAAGTTTGATATTTTGCTAGATGGAAAATGTGCTACTTGGATTAAATTTGCCAATTCTTTACGACTACGTTTAGCTATTCGTTTAGCTATGGTTGACCCGTTAAAAGCTAAACAAGAATTTTTGAAAGGGTTTGCTAATCCGTATGGAATGTTGGAAGAAGAAAACGAAACGGTAGCTGTTTCTACTCGAAATGGGTATACTAATCCATTAGGTGAAATTAATAAAGTATGGGAAGAAGTTTTTATGAATGCGTCTATGGAATCTATATTAAACGGATATGAAGATCCCAGGCGTGAACGTTTTTTTGAACCTTGTGAAAAAGATATTATCCTGGAAGGTACCAGTGAAAAAGGAAGACGTACAATTCCTCTCAAAGGAAAATATAAAGGAATCAGACAGGGTACCTGCTTTTCTCATACCTTATATTCTTCTCATTCTAAAATTTCTATCAGTCAGCTTACACCGGCTATTCTGATGAGTGCTGCAGAAATATGGTTTTTACGAGCGGAAGCTGCTTTAAGAAAATGGACGGAGGAAGATGTGGGTAGTTGTTATCGCAAAGGGATAGAAGTTTCTTTTAATCAATGGGGTGTTTCGGATCCTACTTATTTGGAAAGCGATAAAACAGGAGCAGATTATATAGATGCATTGGATGAAAGTAACAATATAAAAGCTCGTTGTAACGTTTCCCCTCGCTGGATAGAGGAAGCAGATAAGGAAACAAAATTGGAAAAAATAATTACACAAAAATGGTTGGCTGTTTTTCCGGAAGGATGTGAAGCATGGGCAGAGCAGAGACGGACAGGTTATCCACGTTTGTTTCCTGTAAAAGTGAATCATAGTAAAGATGGGTGTATCGATACGGAAATAATGATCCGGCGTTTGAATTTTCCCGGCGATTTAACGGATATGGAATATGAATTATACGAAGCATTAAAAAAGGCTTTCAATAAACCCGATCATGCAGGAAGCAGGTTATGGTGGGACACAGGAAAGAATTTTTAA
- a CDS encoding non-canonical purine NTP diphosphatase yields MTLVFATNNLHKLEEVRKIVRKDFHILSLSDIHCQEEISETANTLEGNALIKARYIKEHYGYDCFADDTGLEVEALNNAPGVYSARYAGEERSAEANMKKLLAELKDEKNRNARFRTVIALILNGKELLFEGIVKGKITEEKKGTSGFGYDPIFVPEGYTVTFAEMGNDIKNTISHRAEAVKKLDEYLTGKFL; encoded by the coding sequence ATTACACTTGTCTTCGCAACTAATAACTTACATAAGCTGGAAGAAGTCCGAAAAATTGTAAGAAAAGACTTTCATATCCTCAGTCTTTCCGATATTCATTGCCAGGAAGAAATTTCCGAGACAGCCAATACTTTAGAAGGAAATGCACTCATCAAAGCCCGCTATATAAAAGAACACTACGGCTATGATTGTTTTGCCGACGATACGGGACTCGAAGTAGAAGCTTTAAACAATGCTCCTGGGGTTTACTCTGCCCGGTATGCAGGAGAAGAAAGAAGTGCGGAAGCTAATATGAAAAAATTATTAGCCGAACTCAAAGATGAAAAAAACAGAAATGCCCGCTTTCGAACCGTAATAGCTCTTATTCTGAATGGAAAAGAACTTTTATTCGAAGGAATAGTAAAAGGAAAAATCACGGAAGAAAAGAAAGGAACTTCCGGCTTTGGTTACGATCCTATATTCGTACCGGAAGGATATACGGTCACCTTTGCAGAAATGGGAAATGATATAAAAAATACCATAAGCCACCGGGCGGAAGCAGTAAAAAAATTAGATGAATATTTAACAGGAAAATTTTTATAA
- a CDS encoding YitT family protein — protein sequence MIKKLKLQTLYYSFQDYFLILFGLLLYSFGWTGFILSNEIVTGGVTGICALIFFATGIPVSISYIVINVVLLAIAFKILGGKFLVKTIFGVIALSLLLSLFQWIFKEPLLKGQPFMSIVIGASLCGAGLGLVFSGNGSTGGTDIIAAIVNKYKHISIGRAMIFCDFIIIGSSYFLFHSIDKIVFAFVEMFICNYMLDLVLNGNRQSVQFLIFSQKYPEIADRINKDLDRGCTILDGMGWYSKKPMKVIVLIAKKSESISIFRIVKSIDRQAFISQSTVRGVYGEGFDEIKA from the coding sequence ATGATTAAAAAACTTAAATTACAAACACTCTATTATTCCTTTCAGGACTATTTTCTTATCCTGTTCGGATTATTGTTATACTCTTTCGGTTGGACAGGATTTATCTTGTCCAACGAAATTGTCACAGGCGGTGTAACCGGTATTTGTGCCCTGATTTTTTTCGCAACAGGCATTCCGGTTTCCATCTCCTATATTGTTATCAATGTAGTACTGTTAGCTATTGCCTTTAAAATATTAGGAGGCAAATTTTTGGTTAAAACCATATTCGGAGTAATTGCATTATCTTTATTACTTTCCTTGTTTCAATGGATCTTTAAAGAACCCTTATTAAAAGGCCAACCTTTTATGTCTATTGTCATCGGTGCTTCTCTTTGCGGAGCCGGACTAGGGTTAGTATTTTCCGGGAACGGAAGTACGGGAGGAACCGATATCATTGCTGCTATCGTCAATAAGTATAAACATATCTCTATTGGACGCGCCATGATATTCTGCGATTTTATTATCATAGGTTCTTCTTACTTCTTATTTCATAGCATTGATAAAATTGTGTTTGCCTTTGTAGAAATGTTTATCTGCAATTACATGCTCGATCTTGTATTAAACGGAAACCGGCAATCCGTACAATTCCTTATCTTTTCACAAAAATATCCGGAAATAGCAGACCGGATTAATAAAGACCTGGACCGGGGTTGTACCATTTTAGACGGAATGGGGTGGTACTCTAAAAAACCCATGAAAGTAATTGTTTTAATTGCAAAAAAATCAGAATCCATTTCTATTTTCCGTATAGTAAAAAGTATCGACAGACAAGCTTTTATTTCTCAAAGTACAGTAAGAGGAGTATATGGAGAAGGATTTGATGAAATAAAAGCTTAA
- the nadA gene encoding quinolinate synthase NadA produces MLKNESIGYFDAPVPENMNLVEEINKLRKEKNAVILAHYYQTGDIQDIADFVGDSLALAQWAEKTTADILIMCGVHFMGETAKILCPNKKVLVPDLNAGCSLADSCPAVDFEKFVKDHPGYTVISYVNTSAAVKAVTDIVVTSTNAKQIVESLPEDEKIIFGPDRNLGNYINSITGRNMLLWDGACHVHEEFSLEKILDLKKQYPEAEVIAHPECKKVVLTVSDFVGSTAALLKHTIQSDKKQFIVATESGVIHEMRKKSPDKEFIPAPPNDSTCACNECNFMRLNTMKKLYNCLKYEMPEIFVDETVQMKALVPIKRMLEISKKLGL; encoded by the coding sequence ATGTTGAAAAACGAATCTATAGGTTATTTTGATGCTCCGGTTCCGGAAAACATGAATTTGGTGGAAGAAATCAATAAACTCCGTAAAGAGAAAAATGCTGTTATTTTGGCCCATTACTATCAAACAGGCGATATACAAGATATCGCTGATTTTGTAGGAGACAGTTTAGCTTTAGCTCAATGGGCTGAAAAGACTACAGCAGATATTTTAATTATGTGCGGAGTTCACTTTATGGGTGAAACAGCTAAAATACTTTGTCCCAATAAAAAAGTATTGGTTCCGGATTTAAATGCCGGTTGTTCTTTAGCTGATAGTTGTCCGGCTGTTGATTTTGAGAAGTTTGTAAAAGATCATCCCGGCTATACGGTTATTTCCTATGTGAATACTTCGGCTGCAGTGAAAGCAGTAACAGATATTGTAGTTACTTCGACCAATGCAAAACAAATTGTGGAAAGTTTGCCGGAAGATGAAAAAATTATTTTCGGACCCGATCGTAATCTTGGAAATTACATTAATAGTATTACCGGACGTAATATGTTGTTGTGGGATGGAGCCTGCCATGTGCACGAAGAGTTCTCTTTGGAGAAAATATTGGATTTGAAAAAACAATATCCTGAAGCAGAAGTAATAGCTCATCCCGAATGTAAAAAAGTAGTACTTACCGTTTCAGATTTTGTAGGGTCTACAGCCGCTTTATTAAAGCATACGATCCAATCGGATAAGAAACAATTCATTGTGGCTACCGAATCCGGGGTAATTCATGAGATGCGGAAAAAAAGTCCGGATAAAGAGTTTATACCTGCACCACCGAATGACAGTACATGTGCTTGTAACGAATGTAATTTCATGCGGTTGAATACCATGAAGAAATTGTATAATTGTCTTAAGTATGAAATGCCGGAAATATTTGTGGATGAAACAGTTCAAATGAAAGCTTTGGTTCCGATTAAGCGAATGTTGGAAATATCGAAAAAATTGGGATTGTAA